A segment of the Fusobacterium ulcerans genome:
AGGAAGAAAATTTCTTGATTTTACTTTTGAACCTGAAATAATAGTTTTCAGAGAAAATTATGAAATAGCTGGAGAGATAGAGGAAAAATTAGAAAAATTTCAATGCCGAAAGATAATTGTCTCAGAAAAAGTTTTTGGACAGCTTACTTCTCAGGAAAATTCACAGGGAGTAATAGTAGTCTATCCATATATTAAGGGCTCGCTGGAAAAGTTGCAGAAGAATATAGTGGTTCTTGATAAAATAGGAGATCCCGGAAATCTGGGAACTATTATAAGAGTAGCTGATGCAGCTGGATTTAAAGATATAATTCTGACAAAGGGAAGTGTAGACTGCTATAATGAAAAAGTTGTAAGAAGCAGTATGGGTTCTATTCTTAATATGAATATACTTTATATGGAAGAAGAGGAGCTTATCACTTTTCTAAAAAGAGAAGGCTATAAGATAGAAGTTACAGCATTGGATAAAGATTCTGTTTCTTATACTGAAATGAAGCTTACAGAGAGAAATGCAATAGTATTTGGAAGTGAAGGAGATGGGGTATCTCAGAATTTCCTGAAAATGTGTGATGAAAAAATAATAATACCAATCTATGGAATAGCAGAATCTTTGAATGTAGCTATGGCGTGTGGGATAATTTTATATAAGACTAAGGAGATACTGGGGGAATAGAGGATGACTAAGTACAAACATTTAGAGAAAAAAGAGCTTTTTAGAAATAATCA
Coding sequences within it:
- a CDS encoding TrmH family RNA methyltransferase, with the protein product MDYINSLENNTIKKIKKLKIKKYREEEQLFIAEGRKFLDFTFEPEIIVFRENYEIAGEIEEKLEKFQCRKIIVSEKVFGQLTSQENSQGVIVVYPYIKGSLEKLQKNIVVLDKIGDPGNLGTIIRVADAAGFKDIILTKGSVDCYNEKVVRSSMGSILNMNILYMEEEELITFLKREGYKIEVTALDKDSVSYTEMKLTERNAIVFGSEGDGVSQNFLKMCDEKIIIPIYGIAESLNVAMACGIILYKTKEILGE